In Phycisphaerales bacterium, a genomic segment contains:
- the tadA gene encoding Flp pilus assembly complex ATPase component TadA, whose amino-acid sequence MPLSLAVEWYILVGPWVPLIALVFLCLWGWVTSTIWDKDTLYWHFNREGWNIAHLICGTLGFAIMILPMPVVWWPAVGFTAGLLVMWGSSIAYWIYHNRNVPEDQAFRVSAEGFRQRMAARSAARQQKAAAISVIDASGVARGLPAKDDPLFLVHMTMEDMLTPALVQRASSVELVPNRSGQYQVSQIVDGVRFRREPLDPGVANALIDYIKRSAALDVADKRRRQMGDFTARFGTETHEIRVRSAGSTAGQTLTMDIDLKKRVDIKPKDLGLLPRQVEALDKATADLHGIVLVSAPAGNGRTTMLYSMLRRHDAFTANIRTLEIERLVLIDGVGHSEFKPEKGVDFATELRSMLRRDPTIVMIEDIPDNRTAQEAAAPGMRGPLQYIGVRADSGLEALAKWAKAVGDLKLAAEPMKAVISCRLLRRLCDNCKVPYQPDPNQLRKLGLPPEQVKQLFKHSGKVIERNREETCPACGGLGYRGQSGAFEVMVFDSDARKLVAAGDLNGLKTHMRRIKTISIQEAALRKAIDGVTSIEEVIRITRTGQAPPAPQAEVA is encoded by the coding sequence GCACTCGTCTTCCTCTGCCTCTGGGGCTGGGTGACTTCCACCATCTGGGACAAGGACACGCTCTACTGGCACTTCAACCGCGAAGGCTGGAACATTGCGCACCTGATCTGCGGCACGCTGGGTTTTGCCATCATGATCCTGCCCATGCCCGTGGTCTGGTGGCCGGCCGTCGGCTTCACCGCCGGCCTGCTGGTCATGTGGGGTTCGAGCATCGCCTACTGGATTTATCACAACCGCAACGTGCCCGAAGACCAGGCGTTCCGCGTCTCCGCCGAGGGTTTCCGCCAGCGCATGGCCGCGCGATCTGCGGCTCGTCAGCAGAAGGCCGCGGCGATCTCGGTCATCGACGCCAGCGGCGTGGCCCGCGGCCTGCCCGCCAAGGACGATCCGCTCTTCCTCGTTCACATGACGATGGAGGACATGCTCACTCCGGCTCTGGTGCAGCGGGCGTCTTCCGTCGAACTCGTTCCCAACCGCAGCGGCCAGTACCAGGTCAGCCAGATCGTGGACGGCGTGCGCTTCCGTCGCGAACCGCTCGACCCCGGCGTGGCGAATGCCCTGATCGACTACATCAAGCGTTCGGCGGCTCTGGATGTGGCCGACAAGCGCCGCCGGCAGATGGGCGACTTCACCGCACGCTTCGGCACCGAAACGCACGAGATCCGAGTACGCTCGGCCGGCTCGACGGCGGGGCAGACGCTGACGATGGACATCGACCTCAAGAAGCGAGTGGACATCAAGCCTAAAGACCTGGGCCTGCTGCCGCGCCAGGTTGAAGCGCTGGACAAGGCGACGGCGGATCTGCACGGCATCGTGCTCGTCTCGGCCCCGGCGGGCAACGGCCGCACCACCATGCTCTATTCCATGCTCCGCCGGCACGATGCATTCACCGCCAACATCCGCACGCTCGAGATCGAGCGGCTGGTGCTCATCGACGGCGTTGGCCACTCCGAATTCAAGCCCGAAAAGGGCGTGGACTTCGCGACGGAACTCCGCTCCATGCTGCGGCGCGATCCCACAATCGTGATGATCGAAGACATTCCGGACAACCGCACCGCGCAGGAGGCGGCGGCGCCGGGGATGCGCGGTCCGCTGCAGTACATCGGCGTGCGGGCCGACTCGGGGCTCGAAGCGCTGGCGAAGTGGGCCAAGGCCGTGGGCGATCTGAAACTCGCCGCCGAGCCGATGAAGGCCGTCATCTCCTGCCGCCTGCTTCGCCGCCTGTGCGACAACTGCAAGGTGCCCTATCAGCCCGATCCGAACCAGTTGCGCAAACTCGGCCTGCCGCCCGAACAGGTCAAGCAGCTCTTCAAGCACTCGGGCAAGGTCATCGAGCGCAACCGCGAAGAGACCTGTCCGGCCTGCGGTGGGCTGGGCTACCGCGGCCAGTCCGGCGCGTTCGAGGTTATGGTGTTTGATAGCGACGCCCGCAAACTCGTCGCCGCCGGCGATCTCAACGGCCTCAAGACGCACATGCGGCGCATCAAGACCATCAGCATTCAGGAAGCCGCGCTGCGCAAGGCCATCGACGGCGTGACCAGCATCGAAGAGGTGATTCGTATCACGCGAACCGGGCAGGCGCCGCCGGCGCCCCAGGCAGAGGTTGCGTGA
- a CDS encoding CvpA family protein — translation MIMNILVVLLVGVTAWILAAYGFFSALLHFACVVVAGAIAFAAWEPIVMLFLGSKMPDYAWGLTLVVVFSLSLFILRLIVGKACPAQVHFSTTTNFIGGGVLGAASGVLTIGMLLLGIQMLQMPSEMLGYRGWKVDEHGEVNRPSGTSGHLWLPVDDWTAKFYTWASKGSMYAPNNLARWYPDLARAASLYSESINSGESRQGLGPDQVKVQGVYEINDEALPSNFLDEEAKGINRAMQAPGNRFKLTIVDVLIDNAAADKGDKLRLTKAQVYLVCRTDSPEETYEPIYPSAFIQKYQPDSAEEGRFLYDGGDLAASSVGGASSGIPLKFEFVMPQTWRPSHIVVRQMRAPIPRTAPTVWTERDLAALKTNEPPPRAGGAGSTKPWLGYVLGLVCVVMVMVVTVQEPKRSHQD, via the coding sequence ATGATCATGAACATCCTCGTCGTCCTGCTGGTCGGCGTGACCGCGTGGATTCTCGCGGCGTACGGCTTCTTCTCGGCGCTGCTGCACTTCGCGTGCGTCGTCGTCGCCGGCGCCATCGCGTTTGCCGCCTGGGAGCCGATCGTCATGCTGTTCCTCGGCAGCAAGATGCCCGACTACGCATGGGGGCTCACGCTCGTGGTCGTGTTCTCATTGAGCCTGTTCATCCTGCGCCTGATCGTCGGCAAAGCCTGCCCGGCCCAGGTGCACTTCTCGACGACGACCAACTTCATCGGCGGCGGCGTGCTGGGAGCCGCGTCCGGCGTGCTCACCATCGGAATGCTCCTGCTGGGCATCCAGATGCTCCAGATGCCTTCCGAGATGCTCGGCTACCGAGGCTGGAAAGTCGATGAGCACGGCGAAGTCAACCGGCCCTCGGGTACGTCCGGCCACCTCTGGTTGCCGGTGGATGATTGGACGGCGAAGTTCTACACCTGGGCCAGCAAAGGCTCGATGTACGCCCCCAACAACCTCGCCCGCTGGTATCCCGATCTGGCCCGCGCCGCCAGCCTCTATTCCGAGAGCATCAACAGCGGCGAGAGTCGCCAGGGCCTCGGACCCGACCAGGTCAAGGTGCAAGGCGTGTACGAGATTAACGACGAGGCGCTGCCGAGCAACTTCCTCGACGAGGAGGCCAAGGGCATCAATCGCGCCATGCAGGCGCCGGGCAACCGGTTCAAGTTGACCATCGTTGACGTGTTGATCGACAACGCCGCCGCGGACAAAGGCGACAAGCTTCGCCTCACCAAAGCGCAGGTGTACCTCGTCTGCCGCACCGATTCACCGGAGGAGACCTACGAGCCCATCTACCCGAGCGCGTTCATTCAGAAGTACCAGCCGGACAGCGCCGAAGAGGGGCGATTCCTCTACGACGGCGGCGATCTCGCGGCCAGCAGCGTCGGCGGCGCTTCATCGGGCATCCCGCTCAAGTTCGAATTCGTCATGCCGCAGACCTGGCGACCCAGCCATATCGTGGTGCGCCAGATGCGAGCCCCTATTCCGCGCACCGCTCCGACGGTGTGGACCGAGCGCGATCTGGCGGCCCTCAAGACCAACGAGCCGCCGCCCCGGGCCGGCGGCGCCGGTTCGACCAAGCCGTGGCTGGGCTATGTGCTCGGGCTGGTGTGCGTCGTGATGGTCATGGTCGTCACGGTCCAGGAGCCCAAGCGCTCGCACCAGGATTGA